From Pseudomonas vanderleydeniana, the proteins below share one genomic window:
- a CDS encoding AI-2E family transporter has translation MFKVLRDWIQRYFSDEEAVVLAVLLCLAFTAVLTLGKMLAPVLAGMVLAYLMQGLVFGLERLRLPGAAAVGLVFALFMGGLLLFMLVVVPLLWHQLITLFNELPGMLAKWQSLLLLLPERYPHLVSDEQVLQAIEVARGEIGKFGQWALTFSLSSLPLLVNMMIYLVLVPILVFFFLKDRAKIRDWVRGYLPRERALITRVAEEMNRQIANYIRGKVIEIIICGGVTYIAFVALGLNYAALLALLVGLSVVVPYVGAVVVTVPVTLIALFQWGWSDQFIYLMAVYGIIQTLDGNVLVPLLFSGAVNLHPVAIICAVLLFGGLWGFWGVFFAIPLATLFKAVLDAWPRKEPVVAPLL, from the coding sequence ATGTTCAAAGTGTTACGAGACTGGATCCAACGCTATTTCTCCGATGAGGAAGCGGTGGTATTGGCAGTCCTGCTGTGCCTGGCTTTCACTGCCGTGCTGACCCTCGGCAAGATGCTTGCCCCGGTATTGGCCGGGATGGTCCTGGCCTACCTGATGCAGGGCCTGGTGTTTGGCCTGGAGCGCCTGCGCCTGCCCGGCGCGGCGGCGGTCGGCCTGGTGTTCGCGCTGTTCATGGGCGGCCTGCTGCTGTTCATGCTGGTGGTGGTGCCGCTGCTCTGGCACCAGTTGATCACGCTGTTCAACGAGCTGCCGGGGATGTTGGCCAAGTGGCAATCGCTGCTGCTGTTGCTGCCGGAGCGTTACCCACACCTGGTGTCCGACGAGCAGGTGCTGCAGGCGATCGAGGTGGCGCGGGGCGAAATCGGCAAGTTCGGCCAGTGGGCGCTGACCTTCTCGTTGTCGAGCCTGCCGTTGCTGGTCAACATGATGATCTACCTGGTGCTGGTGCCGATCCTGGTGTTTTTCTTCCTCAAGGACCGGGCGAAGATCCGCGACTGGGTACGTGGCTACCTGCCGCGCGAGCGTGCGCTGATCACCCGGGTGGCGGAGGAAATGAACCGGCAGATCGCCAACTACATCCGTGGCAAGGTGATCGAGATCATCATCTGCGGCGGGGTCACCTACATCGCCTTCGTTGCGCTGGGCCTCAACTACGCGGCCCTGCTTGCGCTGCTGGTGGGACTGTCGGTGGTGGTGCCGTATGTCGGCGCGGTGGTGGTGACCGTGCCGGTGACGCTGATCGCCTTGTTCCAGTGGGGCTGGAGCGACCAGTTCATCTACCTGATGGCGGTCTACGGGATCATCCAGACGCTCGACGGCAACGTGCTGGTGCCGCTGCTGTTTTCCGGCGCGGTGAACCTGCACCCGGTGGCGATCATCTGCGCGGTGCTGTTGTTTGGTGGGCTGTGGGGTTTCTGGGGCGTGTTTTTCGCCATTCCGCTGGCGACGCTGTTCAAGGCCGTACTGGATGCCTGGCCGCGCAAGGAACCGGTGGTGGCGCCGTTGCTGTAG
- a CDS encoding methyl-accepting chemotaxis protein: MAFNFIAVGIIVILVVVIVAWRISRSIYSSLGGEPAYAASVVGSITNGDLSQTISHRAGQRSLLTQVAQMQSNLREMITSIQHGAEQLGHAAEGLSGQMRQLDSASQQTSDATTATAAAIEEMSVTIEHISYSAGETEKNSASSTQLAADGEQLVNDAAKAIQDVSLKVEDASVMIEGLVKRTHEIDSIAGVIQNIASQTNLLALNAAIEAARAGEQGRGFAVVAEEVRNLAQRTSLATEEITSMITSIQNDTGSVVVSMNAVTPQVMQGVQLAEKAADALRDINREASATLVQVREVATSTTEQSLASASVAENIERISNMVEATAESVTHANSNVQSLERLAQGLRASVSRFVL, from the coding sequence CTGGCATTCAACTTCATTGCCGTCGGCATTATCGTGATTCTCGTCGTGGTGATCGTCGCCTGGCGGATCTCCAGGAGCATCTACAGCAGCCTTGGCGGCGAGCCGGCCTACGCCGCCAGCGTGGTCGGCAGTATCACCAATGGCGACCTGAGCCAGACGATCAGTCATCGCGCCGGTCAGCGCAGCCTGCTCACCCAGGTGGCGCAGATGCAGAGCAATCTGCGGGAAATGATCACCTCCATCCAGCACGGCGCCGAACAGCTGGGCCATGCCGCCGAGGGGCTGTCAGGCCAGATGCGTCAGCTCGACTCGGCGTCCCAGCAGACGTCCGACGCGACCACCGCCACTGCGGCGGCCATCGAGGAGATGTCCGTCACGATCGAGCACATTTCCTATAGCGCCGGGGAAACCGAAAAGAACTCGGCCAGCTCCACCCAGCTGGCGGCCGATGGCGAACAACTGGTCAACGATGCGGCCAAGGCCATTCAGGATGTCTCGCTCAAGGTCGAGGATGCCTCGGTGATGATCGAGGGGCTGGTCAAGCGCACGCATGAAATCGACAGCATCGCCGGCGTGATCCAGAACATCGCCAGCCAGACCAACCTGCTGGCGCTCAACGCGGCCATCGAGGCGGCCCGTGCCGGCGAGCAGGGGCGTGGTTTCGCCGTGGTTGCCGAAGAAGTGCGCAATCTGGCGCAACGCACCTCGTTGGCGACCGAGGAGATCACCAGCATGATCACCTCGATTCAAAATGACACCGGTTCGGTGGTGGTCAGCATGAACGCGGTCACGCCGCAGGTGATGCAAGGGGTGCAACTGGCCGAGAAGGCGGCGGATGCCTTGCGTGACATCAACCGGGAGGCGTCGGCCACCCTGGTTCAGGTTCGCGAGGTTGCCACCTCCACCACCGAGCAGAGCCTGGCCAGTGCCAGCGTGGCGGAAAACATCGAGCGCATTTCCAATATGGTCGAGGCTACGGCGGAGTCGGTGACGCATGCCAACAGCAACGTACAATCGCTGGAGCGCCTGGCGCAGGGGCTGAGGGCTTCGGTGTCGCGGTTTGTCTTGTAG
- the coaA gene encoding type I pantothenate kinase, with the protein MTADDYLVMSRTEWAGLRASTPLTLSEDDLAALRGVNEDISLEDVANVYLPLSRLISLHVGAARNLAGIKDTFLGRASPRGPYILAIAGSVAVGKSTFARVLQALMARWPDHPNVALVTTDGFLYPNSKLVADGIMHRKGFPESYDRRQMVKFLADIKAGEGEVRAPVYSHISYDIVADQYQTVNCPDILIFEGLNVLQTDGNDGARPNTIVSDFFDFSIYLDADEQDIEQWYVDRFLLLQKTAFRARGAYFRKLADLSPEEAPEAARQIWHDINRVNLLENILPTRERADLVVRKSRDHSVSEIWLR; encoded by the coding sequence ATGACCGCTGATGACTATCTGGTAATGAGCCGCACGGAGTGGGCCGGCCTGCGCGCCAGCACGCCGTTGACGCTGTCGGAAGACGACCTGGCGGCCCTGCGCGGAGTCAACGAGGACATTTCCCTCGAGGACGTTGCCAATGTCTACCTGCCGCTGTCGCGGCTGATCAGCCTGCATGTCGGCGCGGCCCGCAACCTGGCCGGGATCAAGGACACCTTTCTCGGCCGCGCCAGCCCGCGCGGCCCGTACATCCTGGCCATCGCCGGCAGTGTCGCGGTGGGCAAGAGCACCTTCGCCCGCGTGCTGCAGGCGCTGATGGCGCGCTGGCCGGACCACCCCAACGTGGCCCTGGTCACCACCGACGGCTTCCTCTACCCCAACAGCAAGCTGGTGGCCGACGGCATCATGCACCGCAAGGGCTTCCCGGAAAGCTACGATCGCCGGCAGATGGTCAAATTCCTCGCGGACATCAAGGCCGGCGAAGGCGAGGTGCGGGCGCCGGTCTACTCGCATATCAGCTATGACATCGTCGCGGACCAGTACCAGACGGTGAACTGCCCGGACATCCTGATCTTCGAGGGACTGAACGTCCTGCAGACCGACGGCAACGACGGGGCGCGACCGAACACCATCGTCTCCGACTTCTTCGACTTCTCGATCTACCTGGATGCCGACGAGCAGGATATCGAGCAGTGGTACGTCGACCGCTTCCTGCTGCTGCAGAAAACCGCGTTCCGGGCCCGCGGTGCATACTTCCGCAAACTGGCCGACCTGTCGCCCGAAGAAGCCCCGGAGGCCGCGCGGCAGATCTGGCACGACATCAACCGGGTCAACCTGCTGGAGAACATCCTGCCGACCCGCGAGCGGGCTGATCTGGTGGTGCGCAAGTCCCGCGATCATTCGGTCAGCGAGATCTGGCTGCGCTGA
- the bamC gene encoding outer membrane protein assembly factor BamC yields the protein MKRLAGLSALALIISSTSGCGWLWGPEGYFRDRGSDYLEAQQTPAMQLPPDVSTSKRLDPLLPIPRNVASETVKGPYEVPRPQPLQVAASASDYSLQKNGDSSWILGQHPPAEVWSVATQFFQDNGFRIDSQRPQTGEFTTAWQHSDELSASLAKRLGSSGAAGNETRVRVRIEPGVQRNTSEIYVVSAERPVGSTANVDFTARSVNTGVDSALVDEMLSSMSRSAEKGGSVSLLAARDFDTPSRVSLSQDGSGNPVLSVGEDLDRAWSSVGRALEQGQWRVEDINRSLGLYYINLAEKAERKNEEPGFFGKLFGSKPAKEEIEARAERYQVRLSKVGDSVQVTVEKDINTVAPADVARRVLSVIQDNLG from the coding sequence ATGAAGCGATTGGCCGGACTTTCCGCACTTGCCTTGATTATCTCCAGCACCAGTGGCTGCGGCTGGCTTTGGGGCCCGGAAGGTTATTTCCGCGACCGTGGCAGCGATTACCTGGAAGCGCAACAGACGCCAGCCATGCAGCTGCCGCCGGATGTCTCCACGAGCAAGCGCCTTGATCCGCTGTTGCCGATCCCGCGCAACGTGGCCAGCGAAACCGTCAAGGGCCCTTACGAGGTTCCGCGTCCGCAACCGCTGCAGGTCGCGGCCAGCGCCAGCGACTACAGCCTGCAGAAGAACGGCGACTCGAGCTGGATCCTGGGCCAGCATCCGCCGGCCGAGGTCTGGTCGGTGGCTACCCAGTTCTTCCAGGACAACGGCTTCCGTATCGACTCGCAACGTCCGCAGACCGGTGAGTTCACCACCGCCTGGCAGCACTCCGACGAACTGTCGGCGAGCCTGGCCAAGCGCCTGGGCAGCAGCGGCGCAGCCGGCAACGAGACCCGCGTGCGGGTCCGTATCGAGCCAGGCGTGCAGCGCAACACCAGCGAAATCTACGTGGTCAGCGCCGAGCGCCCGGTGGGCAGCACGGCCAACGTCGACTTCACCGCGCGTTCGGTCAATACCGGGGTGGATTCGGCCCTGGTCGACGAAATGCTCTCGAGCATGAGCCGCAGCGCCGAGAAGGGCGGTTCGGTCTCCCTGCTGGCCGCCCGCGACTTCGATACCCCGAGCCGCGTCAGCCTGAGCCAGGACGGCAGTGGCAACCCGGTACTGAGCGTCGGCGAAGACCTCGACCGTGCCTGGTCCAGCGTCGGCCGTGCCCTGGAGCAGGGCCAGTGGCGTGTCGAAGACATCAACCGCAGCCTGGGCCTGTACTACATCAACCTGGCGGAAAAGGCCGAGCGCAAGAACGAAGAGCCTGGCTTCTTCGGCAAACTGTTTGGCAGCAAGCCGGCCAAGGAAGAAATCGAAGCCCGTGCCGAGCGTTACCAGGTTCGCCTGAGCAAGGTGGGCGACAGCGTGCAGGTGACCGTCGAGAAGGACATCAACACCGTGGCGCCGGCTGATGTCGCGCGTCGTGTACTGAGCGTGATTCAGGACAACCTGGGCTGA
- a CDS encoding MBL fold metallo-hydrolase codes for MRFAVLGSGSQGNGTLIASGDTCVLVDCGFSLRETERRLARLGVNPAQLSAILVTHEHADHVHGVGLLSRRYNLPVYLSRGTLRGMRKPVDPAGFVAGGDTLQIGSLAIGVVSVAHDAQEPTQYVFSDGQRRFGLLTDLGSYCSTVMDSYSGLDALMIEANHCRDLLARGHYPYFLKQRVGGTEGHLNNHQAASLVAELGWQGLQHLVLAHLSSKNNLPQLARQCFVDTLGCDPDWLQLADQDSGLDWRHIAGPNNLTSGAHHGKT; via the coding sequence ATGCGTTTTGCCGTTCTCGGCAGTGGTAGCCAAGGGAACGGCACGCTGATAGCCAGTGGTGATACCTGTGTTCTGGTCGATTGTGGTTTCTCCCTGCGGGAAACCGAGCGGCGCCTGGCACGCCTGGGTGTGAACCCGGCGCAACTGAGCGCGATCCTGGTGACCCACGAGCATGCCGATCATGTGCATGGCGTGGGTTTGCTGTCCCGGCGCTACAATCTACCGGTGTACCTCAGTCGCGGCACCTTGCGCGGGATGCGCAAGCCTGTCGACCCGGCGGGGTTCGTGGCCGGGGGCGATACGTTGCAGATCGGCTCGTTGGCGATCGGCGTCGTTTCCGTGGCCCACGATGCCCAGGAACCGACGCAGTACGTGTTCAGCGACGGCCAGCGGCGTTTCGGCCTGCTGACCGACCTGGGTTCGTATTGCTCGACCGTCATGGACAGCTACAGCGGTCTCGATGCGCTGATGATCGAGGCCAATCATTGCCGCGACCTGCTTGCACGGGGGCATTACCCGTATTTTCTCAAGCAGCGGGTTGGCGGTACGGAAGGACATTTGAACAACCACCAGGCCGCAAGCCTGGTGGCCGAGCTGGGCTGGCAGGGCTTGCAACACCTGGTGCTGGCCCACCTGAGCAGCAAGAACAACCTGCCGCAGCTGGCCCGGCAATGTTTTGTCGACACCCTCGGGTGCGACCCGGACTGGCTGCAACTGGCCGATCAAGATTCAGGGCTCGACTGGCGACACATCGCCGGGCCCAACAACTTAACAAGCGGAGCCCATCATGGAAAAACGTGA
- a CDS encoding antitoxin Xre-like helix-turn-helix domain-containing protein, whose amino-acid sequence MSQATTAPSPSTKDAGAVALRTAVTIMERWKASPREIENTLRISRSTYSRVKEQGRAVSLDDDQIARISLILNVHGALRTIFDNPENVYGFPRMTNDNDFFEGRTPLEIMATGSFINLYETFRRIDALRGGQW is encoded by the coding sequence ATGAGCCAAGCCACCACGGCCCCCTCCCCCTCCACAAAGGATGCCGGCGCAGTTGCGTTGCGCACCGCAGTCACGATCATGGAACGCTGGAAAGCGAGCCCCAGGGAGATCGAGAACACCCTTCGCATATCGCGCAGCACCTACTCGCGCGTCAAGGAACAAGGTCGCGCCGTGAGCCTGGACGATGACCAGATCGCCCGTATCAGCCTCATCCTGAACGTTCATGGTGCGCTTAGAACGATCTTCGACAACCCGGAAAACGTGTATGGCTTTCCACGGATGACCAACGACAACGATTTTTTTGAAGGCAGAACCCCACTGGAAATCATGGCCACCGGCTCGTTCATCAACCTGTACGAAACTTTCCGTCGAATTGACGCATTGCGAGGCGGCCAATGGTAA
- a CDS encoding M48 family metalloprotease, with the protein MTFLRPTLLTLACLLASPGYADDLPSLGDASSAIVSPQQEYQLGRAWLSLLRSQVKQLNDPQLKDYVETTVYKLVETSQVQDRRLEFILIDSNQLNAFAAPGGIIGINGGLFLNAQTEGEYASVLAHELAHLSQRHFARGVEAQQRMQLPMMAALLTGIIVAAAGGGDAGIATIAGTQAAAFQEKQRFSRQNEQEADRIGILNLEKAGYDPRNMPTMFERLMRIYRFDAKPPEFLLTHPVTESRIADTRNRAEQAKPGGIEDSLRYQLIRARVMLSYEDSPGLAAKRFRAQLDENPKSDIARYGLAIAQIKGSQLNEARENLKLLLAKSPNEIIYNLAQIELDISSGRLPDAVQRTDRMLAQYPGNYPLRQLQVDLLGKQNKPAEAEKVLVDLLKTRSDDPDIWYQIAETRGQSGNIIGLHQARAEYFALVGDYKQAIQQLDFAKRRAPNFQLASRIDARQKEMIDQERLVKDMMGG; encoded by the coding sequence ATGACATTTCTGCGCCCTACCCTGCTGACGCTCGCCTGCCTGCTCGCCTCCCCCGGCTACGCCGATGACCTGCCCTCGCTTGGAGACGCCAGCTCCGCCATCGTCTCGCCCCAGCAGGAGTACCAGCTGGGGCGCGCCTGGCTGAGCCTGCTGCGCAGCCAGGTCAAGCAACTGAACGATCCGCAGCTCAAGGACTACGTGGAAACCACGGTCTACAAGCTGGTCGAGACCAGCCAGGTACAGGACCGGCGCCTGGAGTTCATCCTGATCGACAGCAACCAGCTCAACGCCTTCGCCGCGCCGGGCGGGATCATCGGGATCAACGGCGGCCTGTTCCTAAATGCCCAGACCGAAGGCGAGTACGCCTCGGTACTGGCCCACGAACTGGCGCACTTGTCGCAACGCCACTTCGCCCGCGGCGTGGAAGCCCAGCAGCGCATGCAGTTGCCGATGATGGCGGCGCTGCTGACCGGAATCATCGTCGCCGCAGCCGGTGGTGGTGATGCCGGCATCGCGACGATTGCCGGAACCCAGGCCGCCGCCTTCCAGGAGAAGCAGCGCTTCTCCCGGCAGAACGAGCAGGAGGCCGACCGGATCGGCATTCTCAACCTGGAGAAGGCCGGCTACGACCCACGCAACATGCCGACCATGTTCGAACGTCTGATGCGCATCTACCGCTTCGATGCCAAGCCCCCGGAATTCCTGCTGACCCACCCGGTCACCGAGTCGCGGATCGCCGACACCCGCAACCGCGCCGAACAGGCCAAGCCCGGCGGCATCGAGGACAGCCTGCGCTATCAATTGATCCGTGCCCGCGTGATGCTCTCCTACGAGGACTCCCCGGGCCTGGCGGCCAAGCGTTTCCGGGCCCAGCTGGACGAGAACCCCAAGTCCGACATCGCCCGCTACGGCCTGGCCATTGCCCAGATCAAGGGCAGCCAGTTGAACGAGGCGAGGGAGAACCTCAAGTTGCTGCTGGCCAAGTCGCCCAACGAGATCATCTACAACCTGGCCCAGATAGAGCTCGACATCAGCAGCGGACGCCTTCCGGATGCAGTGCAACGGACCGACCGCATGCTGGCGCAGTACCCGGGCAACTACCCGCTGAGGCAGCTGCAGGTCGACCTGCTGGGCAAGCAGAACAAGCCGGCCGAAGCGGAAAAGGTCCTGGTCGATCTGCTCAAGACCCGTTCGGACGACCCGGACATCTGGTACCAGATCGCCGAAACCCGTGGCCAGTCCGGCAACATCATCGGCCTGCACCAGGCACGGGCCGAATACTTTGCACTGGTCGGTGACTACAAGCAGGCGATCCAACAGCTGGACTTCGCCAAGCGCCGGGCTCCGAATTTCCAGCTGGCGTCACGAATCGATGCACGACAGAAGGAAATGATCGACCAGGAGCGCCTGGTCAAGGACATGATGGGCGGCTGA
- the dapA gene encoding 4-hydroxy-tetrahydrodipicolinate synthase, with the protein MIAGSMVALVTPMDAQGNLDWDSLTKLVDFHLQNGTNAIVAVGTTGESATLDVHEHIEVIRRVVDQVAGRIPVIAGTGANSTREAIELTTNAKSAGADACLLVTPYYNKPTQEGLYQHFRTIAEAVDIPQILYNVPGRTACDMQAETVIRLSSVPNIIGIKEATGDLDRAKAILAGVSSDFLVYSGDDATAVELMLLGGKGNISVTANVAPRDMSELCAAALRGDAETARALHQKLMPLNKTLFIESNPIPVKWALHEMGLMPDGIRLPLTWLSAACHEPLRQAMRQSGVLV; encoded by the coding sequence ATGATTGCGGGCAGTATGGTGGCACTGGTCACACCCATGGATGCACAGGGTAATCTTGACTGGGACAGCCTGACCAAGCTGGTGGACTTCCACCTGCAAAACGGCACCAATGCCATTGTCGCGGTCGGCACCACGGGTGAGTCGGCGACCCTCGACGTGCACGAGCACATCGAAGTCATTCGTCGCGTGGTCGACCAGGTGGCCGGGCGCATTCCGGTGATCGCCGGCACGGGCGCCAACTCCACGCGTGAAGCGATCGAGCTGACCACCAACGCGAAGAGTGCCGGCGCCGATGCGTGCCTGCTGGTGACCCCGTACTACAACAAGCCGACCCAGGAAGGCCTGTACCAGCATTTCCGCACGATCGCCGAGGCGGTCGACATCCCGCAGATCCTCTACAACGTACCGGGCCGTACCGCTTGCGACATGCAGGCCGAGACCGTGATCCGCCTGTCGAGCGTGCCGAACATCATCGGCATCAAGGAAGCCACTGGCGACCTGGACCGCGCCAAGGCCATCCTGGCCGGCGTGAGCAGCGATTTCCTGGTCTACTCCGGTGACGACGCCACTGCGGTCGAGCTGATGCTGCTCGGCGGCAAGGGCAACATCTCGGTGACCGCCAACGTCGCCCCGCGCGACATGAGCGAGCTGTGCGCCGCCGCGCTGCGTGGCGATGCCGAGACCGCCCGCGCGCTCCACCAGAAACTGATGCCGCTGAACAAGACCCTGTTCATCGAATCCAACCCGATCCCCGTGAAATGGGCGCTGCATGAGATGGGCCTGATGCCGGACGGTATCCGTCTGCCGCTCACCTGGCTCAGCGCCGCCTGTCACGAACCGCTGCGGCAGGCCATGCGCCAGTCCGGCGTCCTGGTTTAA
- a CDS encoding peroxiredoxin — protein sequence MAVVLNEAVTDFQAPATSGKTVSLSDLKGKQVVIYFYPKDSTPGCTTEGQGFRDQYAAFQAANTEVFGVSRDSLKSHENFKCKQEFPFELISDKDEAVCQLFDVIKLKKLYGKEYLGVDRSTFLIDAKGVLRQEWRGVKVPGHVDAVLAAAQALDKA from the coding sequence ATGGCCGTCGTCCTCAATGAAGCCGTAACCGATTTCCAGGCCCCTGCCACCAGCGGCAAGACCGTCAGCCTGTCCGACTTGAAGGGCAAGCAGGTGGTGATCTATTTCTACCCCAAGGACAGCACTCCCGGCTGCACCACCGAGGGCCAGGGCTTTCGCGACCAGTACGCGGCGTTCCAGGCGGCCAACACCGAGGTTTTCGGTGTCTCGCGCGACAGCCTGAAGTCCCACGAGAACTTCAAGTGCAAGCAGGAGTTTCCCTTCGAGCTGATCAGCGACAAGGATGAAGCGGTCTGCCAGCTGTTCGACGTGATCAAGCTGAAGAAGCTCTATGGCAAGGAATACCTGGGTGTCGACCGCAGTACCTTCCTGATCGATGCGAAAGGCGTGCTGCGCCAGGAATGGCGTGGCGTGAAGGTACCCGGCCACGTCGATGCGGTGCTGGCAGCGGCACAGGCGCTGGACAAGGCCTGA
- the nadA gene encoding quinolinate synthase NadA: MTQISERLLVQAHLDAKQPKPLSAEQEATLRAEIAAELKAQDAVLVAHFYCDPIIQALAEETGGCVSDSLEMARFGAAHPAKTVLVAGVRFMGETAKILTPEKRILMPTLEATCSLDLGCPVDEFSAFCDQHPERTVVVYANTSAAVKARADWVVTSSCALEIVESLMDNGEKIIWAPDKHLGRYIQKQTGADMLLWDGACIVHEEFKSRQLEDMKALYPDAAILVHPESPESVIDLADAVGSTSQLIKAAQTLPNKTFIVATDRGIFYKMQQLCPDKVFIEAPTAGNGAACRSCAHCPWMAMNTLERTLQCLREGSNEIFVDPSVIPRAVRPLKRMLDFTQAARMKLSGNA, translated from the coding sequence ATGACGCAGATTTCCGAACGCCTTCTGGTTCAAGCCCATCTCGACGCCAAGCAACCCAAACCGTTGAGTGCCGAGCAGGAGGCGACGCTCCGTGCCGAGATCGCCGCCGAGCTCAAGGCTCAGGACGCGGTGCTGGTGGCCCACTTCTATTGCGACCCGATCATCCAGGCTCTGGCCGAGGAGACCGGTGGTTGCGTCTCCGACTCCCTGGAAATGGCCCGTTTCGGCGCCGCGCATCCGGCCAAGACCGTGCTGGTGGCGGGCGTGCGTTTCATGGGCGAGACGGCGAAGATCCTCACCCCGGAAAAACGCATCCTGATGCCGACCCTGGAGGCAACCTGCTCGCTGGACCTCGGCTGCCCGGTGGACGAGTTTTCCGCCTTCTGCGACCAGCATCCGGAACGCACGGTGGTGGTGTATGCCAACACCTCGGCAGCGGTCAAGGCGCGGGCGGACTGGGTGGTGACCTCCAGCTGTGCGCTGGAAATCGTCGAAAGCCTGATGGACAACGGCGAGAAGATCATCTGGGCGCCGGACAAGCACCTGGGTCGCTACATCCAGAAACAGACCGGTGCCGACATGCTGCTGTGGGACGGTGCCTGCATCGTTCACGAGGAGTTCAAGTCCCGCCAGCTGGAGGACATGAAGGCGCTGTATCCCGATGCGGCGATCCTGGTGCATCCGGAGTCGCCCGAGTCGGTGATCGACCTGGCCGACGCGGTCGGCTCCACCAGCCAGTTGATCAAGGCGGCGCAGACCCTGCCGAACAAGACCTTCATCGTCGCCACCGACCGCGGCATCTTCTACAAGATGCAGCAGCTGTGCCCGGACAAGGTGTTCATCGAGGCGCCGACGGCCGGTAACGGCGCGGCTTGCCGCAGCTGCGCGCACTGCCCGTGGATGGCGATGAACACCCTGGAGCGTACGCTGCAGTGCCTGCGTGAGGGCAGTAACGAGATTTTCGTCGATCCGTCGGTCATTCCGCGGGCGGTGCGACCGTTGAAGCGGATGCTGGACTTCACCCAGGCGGCGCGGATGAAGCTGAGCGGCAACGCCTGA
- a CDS encoding glycine cleavage system protein R, which yields MSTPTVREQFLVISALGANPMELTNVLCRASHENRCAVVTSRLTRHGEYSALVLQISGNWDALARLEAALPNLAKKHNLTLNVVRSGALENRPQALPYVAYVSSAYRSDIINELCQFFIDHNVELENLTCDTYLAPHTGGTMLNATFTVTLPPGVQISWLRDQFLDFADAMNLDALIEPWRPQNPM from the coding sequence ATGTCCACCCCCACTGTCCGCGAACAATTCCTTGTCATCAGTGCCCTCGGCGCCAATCCCATGGAGCTGACCAACGTCCTGTGCCGCGCCAGCCATGAAAACCGCTGCGCCGTGGTGACCTCGCGCCTGACCCGCCATGGCGAGTACAGCGCGCTGGTCCTGCAGATTTCCGGCAACTGGGACGCCCTGGCGCGCCTCGAGGCCGCCCTGCCGAACCTGGCGAAGAAGCACAACCTGACCCTCAACGTGGTGCGCAGCGGCGCCCTGGAGAACCGTCCCCAGGCCCTGCCCTACGTCGCCTATGTCAGCTCGGCCTACCGTTCGGACATCATCAACGAACTGTGCCAGTTCTTCATCGACCACAATGTCGAGCTGGAGAACCTGACCTGCGACACCTACCTGGCCCCGCACACCGGTGGGACCATGCTCAACGCCACCTTCACCGTGACCCTGCCGCCCGGCGTGCAGATCAGCTGGTTGCGCGACCAGTTCCTGGACTTCGCCGACGCGATGAACCTCGATGCGCTGATCGAACCCTGGCGCCCACAGAACCCCATGTAA
- a CDS encoding sulfurtransferase TusA family protein, translated as MTDAVEYDAELDASGLNCPLPLLKAKLELNRLASGAVLKVIATDAGSQRDFRTFAKLAGHALLREEEEAGVYRYWLRKA; from the coding sequence ATGACCGACGCTGTAGAGTACGACGCCGAGCTGGATGCCAGCGGCCTGAACTGCCCGCTGCCGCTGCTCAAGGCCAAGCTTGAGCTCAATCGCCTGGCCAGTGGCGCGGTACTCAAGGTCATCGCCACCGATGCCGGCTCGCAACGCGATTTTCGTACCTTCGCCAAGCTGGCCGGGCATGCGCTGTTGCGCGAAGAGGAAGAGGCCGGGGTCTACCGCTACTGGCTGCGCAAGGCCTGA